Genomic window (Streptosporangium brasiliense):
ACCCCACGGGCGACCCCGAGACGCTGGGCAAGCACGGCAGGCCCAGGGTGCCGCTGGTGGCGATCTACCCCAAGGAGGGCACCCTCTACTCCGACAACCCCTACGCCGTGCTGACCGCACCGTGGGTGGACGACGTCAAGCGCCGGGTGGCCGCCGACTTCCTGGCCTACCTGCAGGCCCCGGAGCAGCAGGGACGGTTCGCCGAGTCCGCCTTCCGGTCGTACGAGGGGAAGGCGGGCAAGCTGATCACCGAGGCGAACGGCCTGCTGGCCGCCGAACCGGAGACGACGCTCAGCCCGCCCGCCCCGAACGTGCTGGACAAGGTGCTCTCCAGCTGGGCCGACCTGCGCAAGCCCGCGAACGTGCTCATGGTGATCGACGTCTCCGGCTCGATGGGCGCCACCGTGCCGGGCACCGGCAAGAGCAAGCTGGAGCTGGCCAAGCAGGCGGCGATCAACGCCCTGCCCCAGTTCGGCCCGCACGACAAGGTCGGGCTGTGGATGTTCTCCACCAGGCGGGACGGGGCCAAGGACCATCTGGAGCTGGCCCCGCTGGCCACGGTGGACGCCGCCCAGCGCAAGAACCTGCGGGCCCGGCTCGGCGGCCTGACCCCCGACGGCGGGACCGGCCTCTACGACACCGCGCTCGCCGCCTACGGGCACGTGCGCGACCGGCACAGCGGCGACGCGATCAACGCGGTGGTCTTCCTGACCGACGGCAAGAACGAGGACGTCGAGAGCATCTCGCTGAAGAACCTGCTGCCCGGCCTGCGCGCCGAGTCGGCCGAGGATTCGGTGCGGATGTTCACGATCGCCTACGGCCAGGACGCCGACCTCGGCGTGCTGAGAACGATCTCCGAGGCGACCGACGCGGCCGCGTACGACTCTCGCGAGCCCGGAAGTATCGACCAGGTGTTCACCGCGGTGGTATCCAACTTCTGATGTCCCGTCTCATCGACGAATTACGCGATCCGTGGGGCCTGCTGCTCGGCGCCACCGCCGGCGGCGCCGCGTGGGCCGTCAGCGTGCACCCGGCCGCCGCCGGGGCCGTCGGGGTCGCCGTCTGGCTGGCCAAGGCGGCCACCGCCGCCCTCCAGGGCCGCGGTGGCCGCGCCGCGCCGGCCGTCACCGCCGGCAGCCAGGAGGCCTACTGGCTGGGCCGGGCCGGCTCGGCCGCGCACGGCTTCGGCGAGCTGAGCGCCTCCATGGGGAACGGCCCGCTGGCCGAGCGGATCGCGCTGATGCGGCCCCAGGTCGACGACTCCACGGCCACGCTGGAACGCCTGGCCGAGCAGGCCTCGCTCACCGGGACCGCGCTCGCCAGGTTCGACCTCGACCGGCTCCGGCAGGAGCACGCGCGGCTCACCCGTGCCCGGAAGGGGGCCAAGCAGGGGCTGGTCCACGACATCGACCGCGCGCTCGCCTCGCTGGCCGCCCAGCGGGCCGTGGTCGAGCGGCTCTCCGAGACCCGCGCCCAGGTGCTCGCCCGGATGGAGTCGAGCACGATCAGCATCGAGGGGCTCCTGGCCCGGGTAGTGGAGCTGTCGGCGATGTCGGCCACCGGAGCCCTAGAGCCGGCCCGGGTGCTCGACGAACTCGCCGACAGCCTCGAAGGGGTCCGCCAGGGCCTGCACGAAACCGAACAGATCACCCGCGACGCGCTGGATCGCTGAGCCGCCGGATCTCTAAGGAGCCCCCCATGTTCAAGGTCATCCGCCGGGCCTGGCGCTATCTGGTCTTCGCCGTGTCCGGCCGGCTGGACGAGCTGACCGACCCCCGGGTCCAGATCGAGCAGGCGATCCAGGAGGCCAAGGAGCAGCACCAGCGGCTGACCCAGCAGGCGGCCGCGGTCATCGGCAACGAGCGCGAGCTGGGGATGAGGCTCGCCCGCTCGCTGGAGGAGACCGAGAAGCTCCAGGCCAACGCCCGCCAGGCCGTCCTGCTGGCCGAGCGGGAGAGGGCCGCGGGCGACGAGCGCAAGGCGCTGTCCTACGAGGACTCGGCCCGCGCCTTCGCCTCCCGGCTGGTGGCGGCCGAGACCGCGCTGCGGGACGCGCAGCTCATGCACGGACGCGCCGGACAGGCCTCGGCCCAGGCCCGCGCGGCGGTCGAGAACAACGCCATGGCTCTGCAGAAGAAGATCGCCGAGCGGATGCGCCTGCTCTCCCAACTCGACCAGGCCAAGATGCAGGAGCAGCTCAACAGGGCCATGGGCGACCTGTCCGGCCTCGCCCCCGCCGGGGACACCCCGACCATGGACCAGGTCCGCGAGAAGATCGAGAAGCGCTACGCCCGCGCCCTCGGCGAGGCCGAGCTGACCTCCAACTCCGTCGAGGCCCGGATGATCGAGGTCGAACGCGCCGCCCTCGACGTCGAGGGGGCCGCCCGCCTGGAGGCCATCAAGGAGAGCCTCGGCCTGGACAGGAAGCCCGAGGTCGAAGGCCGCCCCGGGGCCGAAGGGTGACCCGGGGCCGAAGGCACCGCGCCGGGTCCGCGCGGAAGGCTCCGGACACCGGCCCGTCCCCGCAGGCCCTGCGGCCCCTCAGCCGGCCCCGGCCTCGCCCAGGCGGTGCGTGGGGTCCCGGACGCCGGTCCGTCCCCGCGGGCCCCGCGGACCCTCAGCCGGATCTCGTCCGCACGGACGCGGACAGGCGCTCCACCTCCGGGTGACCGGGGCCGAGGACACGACGTTTGACGCGCAGGGCCTCCCGGTAGCGGCGCCCCGCGTCCTCCGGACGGCCCTGGAGGTCGTCCAGGTGTGCCAGGTTCACCTGGCACACCGCCACCTCGTAGTGGTCGGCTCCCAGCCGCTCACGGAAGATGCCGACGGCCCGGTGGAACGCCTCCTCCGCCTCGGCGTGCCTGCCCTGGCCCGTCAGGACCGCGCCGAGCACGGCCAGGTCCGCCGCGACGTGCTCGTGGCGGGGGCCGAGCGCTCCCTGCCGGATCTCGATCGCGGCCCGCGCGTGGCGCTCTCCGGCGGGGCCGTCGTCGCCCCGGGCGTGCGCGAGCCCCGCCAGGTTGTGCAGGGCGTCGGCGCGCGCCAGGTCGTCGGCTCCGTGCCGCTCCAGGCGGCTCAGCGCTCCCCGGTAGCACTCCTCGGCCTCGCCGTACCGGCCGGTCTCCTTGCACAGCACGCCCAGGGCCAGCCGTACGGCCGCGCCCCGCTCGTGGTCGGCCCCGTCCACCAGTTCGAACGCCTGGCGCAGGTGCTCCTCGGCTGTGGCGTACCGGGCCCACCTGCGCTCGACGTCGCCCATCCGGATCAGCGCGTCGGCGAGCGGTCCGTCGCGCCCGGGGCCGGGGGGTGCCGCGGCCAGCGACTCCACCGCCCGCCGGGCGCACTCATGCGCCTCCGTGTGGCGCGTGAGCCCGTGCCAGAGCGACGCCAGATCCACCAGGAGCGTCGCGTGCCCGGCGAGATCCGTGCTGTCCACAGCCTCGGTCGCCCGCCGCGCC
Coding sequences:
- a CDS encoding substrate-binding and VWA domain-containing protein, with product MYQQPQRPRRNFAPFVIAIILAGALIVGLRLYVGDGGPAGQEGDGPSRRCGDGGVTLTVAASSEKAELLREIAAGYNGRKVGERCADVVVETKASGGAMQALARGWDERQDGPRPDVWSPASSGWVTLLQQRAAGNDTGALVTADNPSIAKTPLVIAMPKPMAEALGWPGKKLGWSDLLDLSAGSWAKYGHPEWGRFRLGKTNPNFSTSGLNATVGAYFAATGLSGDLSEKNVADAKARTFVRDVERSIVHYGDTTLTFLSNLQRADDAGAGLSYISAVAVEEKSVWDYNQGNPTGDPETLGKHGRPRVPLVAIYPKEGTLYSDNPYAVLTAPWVDDVKRRVAADFLAYLQAPEQQGRFAESAFRSYEGKAGKLITEANGLLAAEPETTLSPPAPNVLDKVLSSWADLRKPANVLMVIDVSGSMGATVPGTGKSKLELAKQAAINALPQFGPHDKVGLWMFSTRRDGAKDHLELAPLATVDAAQRKNLRARLGGLTPDGGTGLYDTALAAYGHVRDRHSGDAINAVVFLTDGKNEDVESISLKNLLPGLRAESAEDSVRMFTIAYGQDADLGVLRTISEATDAAAYDSREPGSIDQVFTAVVSNF
- a CDS encoding PspA/IM30 family protein, which produces MFKVIRRAWRYLVFAVSGRLDELTDPRVQIEQAIQEAKEQHQRLTQQAAAVIGNERELGMRLARSLEETEKLQANARQAVLLAERERAAGDERKALSYEDSARAFASRLVAAETALRDAQLMHGRAGQASAQARAAVENNAMALQKKIAERMRLLSQLDQAKMQEQLNRAMGDLSGLAPAGDTPTMDQVREKIEKRYARALGEAELTSNSVEARMIEVERAALDVEGAARLEAIKESLGLDRKPEVEGRPGAEG
- a CDS encoding tetratricopeptide repeat protein, whose amino-acid sequence is MIRRCLVRGVYCRRRGWYAEGERWARRATEAVDSTDLAGHATLLVDLASLWHGLTRHTEAHECARRAVESLAAAPPGPGRDGPLADALIRMGDVERRWARYATAEEHLRQAFELVDGADHERGAAVRLALGVLCKETGRYGEAEECYRGALSRLERHGADDLARADALHNLAGLAHARGDDGPAGERHARAAIEIRQGALGPRHEHVAADLAVLGAVLTGQGRHAEAEEAFHRAVGIFRERLGADHYEVAVCQVNLAHLDDLQGRPEDAGRRYREALRVKRRVLGPGHPEVERLSASVRTRSG